The following proteins are encoded in a genomic region of Amia ocellicauda isolate fAmiCal2 chromosome 6, fAmiCal2.hap1, whole genome shotgun sequence:
- the LOC136751416 gene encoding cystatin-SN yields MADYWQFLCILLSSALLTVSAAPLEVVDADPNSEEVYGSTAFALESFNYFSKEPYLYKITKFDTVTMKAIGGGEYTMDVELQLTQCKKGESTGLESCPVMTAPAQAKALQCVFVVLNVPWRHQRVLIKSNCSPK; encoded by the exons ATGGCAGACTACTGGCAGTTCCTCTGCATTCTCCTCTCCTCAGCTCTCCTCACTGTGTCAGCAGCTCCTCTAGAAGTGGTTGATGCCGATCCCAACAGCGAAGAGGTGTACGGCTCCACTGCCTTCGCCCTGGAGTCCTTCAATTACTTCAGCAAGGAGCCCTACCTCTACAAAATCACCAAGTTCGACACAGTGACAATGAAG GCCATCGGTGGAGGGGAGTACACAATGGACGTGGAGCTGCAGCTCACCCAGTGTAAGAAAGGAGAGAGCACTGGCTTGGAGTCTTGCCCAGTTATGACAGCCCCTGCACAAGCAAAG GCCctccagtgtgtgtttgtggtgctGAATGTTCCCTGGAGGCACCAGAGAGTGCTGATTAAGAGCAACTGCAGCCCAAAATAA